In Mercenaria mercenaria strain notata chromosome 13, MADL_Memer_1, whole genome shotgun sequence, a single window of DNA contains:
- the LOC128547751 gene encoding uncharacterized protein K02A2.6-like — protein MKLVLAVGSDSHPIKESVLGQYPDIFQGIGQLPGECQIHLREDATPVIHPPRKVPIAIKDKLKAELDHMESQDIIAKVTEPTEWVNSLVTVEKSNGSLRICLDPKDLNNAIKRPHYPNKTLDDILPELSHATVFSKFDARSGYWSIKLTEESSYLTCFNTPFQRYRFLRLPFGVSCANDLFQSKMDQCLENLPGVTTIVDDIVVYGKDHTEHNTNLHMFMQRCREMGIKLNPDKTEIGKSEIPFFGHLLTSKGLKMDPSKVKAIEQMPSPTTKSELQTVLGMVTYLQRFAPNLSEITTPLRQLLSKDVEFRWDTPHEDAFQKVKQLITQSPGPILAYFDPKQKVTLQVDASKYGLAAVLMQNDKPISFASKALTPTEVNYAQITKELYAILFGCKRFHQYTYGRRITCQTDHKPLLAIWKKDLHSAPPRLQRMLLQLQQYDIDLVFVPGKNIPLADTLSRKFLPDKYPEIADDLEYHVHTVMSTLPVSDSKMQLIRSATQSDSQMQHLSKVILDGWPNDRANCPSQVLEFWNYRDELSVIDGIILKRSKILIPKQLRPMMLEKIHDSHLGVDKCTQRAKEILFWPSMYKDITAKVLSCPICIQHRCSNTKEPLQPTEIPDRPWQVCSTDLFYWNNNDYILLVDAYSRYFAVSQLSSTRSKSVIDKLKSYFSRHGIPEVLYSDNGPCYDSSEFKEFSHAYDFSHVTSSPGHQSGNGLAEITVKTIKALFTKAKQAGKDPYLSLLEYRNSPLACGKSPAQLLMSRQLRSTLPVISEKLNPNVPDQQMIKGNLQRSKQISKGYYDMSTNKLKPLEIGEGVRLRQGKQWLPAIVEKKVHDRSYIVTSENGGSYRRNRQHLLKSNE, from the coding sequence ATGAAGTTGGTCCTAGCTGTGGGCTCAGACTCACATCCAATAAAAGAGTCAGTACTAGGTCAATACCCTGATATATTTCAAGGTATAGGGCAACTACCTGGTGAATGTCAAATACATTTACGCGAGGATGCAACTCCAGTTATACATCCTCCACGAAAAGTGCCCATAGCAATTAAGGACAAGCTCAAGGCAGAGCTCGACCATATGGAATCCCAGGACATAATCGCTAAGGTCACAGAGCCAACTGAATGGGTCAACAGTCTAGTCACTGTTGAAAAATCTAATGGATCTCTAAGAATCTGCTTAGACCCGAAAGACCTGAACAATGCCATTAAGAGACCACACTACCCAAACAAGACTCTTGATGACATACTTCCTGAGTTGTCACATGCTACAGTGTTCTCTAAATTTGACGCTCGTAGTGGTTACTGGTCCATAAAACTTACAGAGGAGTCTTCATACCTTACATGCTTTAACACGCCATTTCAAAGATATCGTTTTCTACGGTTACCCTTTGGAGTTTCATGTGCAAATGATTTGTTTCAATCAAAAATGGATCAGTGCCTTGAAAATCTGCCAGGTGTAACGACAATTGTTGATGATATTGTGGTTTATGGTAAAGACCACACTGAACACAACACAAATCTCCACATGTTCATGCAAAGATGTCGAGAAATGGGCATCAAACTAAACCCAGATAAGACAGAGATAGGGAAAAGTGAAATACCCTTTTTCGGTCACCTTCTCACATCTAAAGGTTTAAAAATGGACCCATCCAAAGTTAAAGCTATTGAACAGATGCCTTCACCCACAACAAAGTCAGAACTTCAAACAGTACTTGGGATGGTAACATATCTGCAAAGATTTGCACCTAACCTATCAGAAATAACTACCCCTTTAAGACAACTTTTGTCTAAAGATGTTGAATTCAGATGGGATACACCCCATGAAGATGCATTTCAAAAGGTCAAACAGCTCATTACGCAAAGCCCAGGTCCTATCCTCGCATACTTTGACCCAAAACAAAAGGTTACCCTGCAAGTCGACGCTTCCAAATATGGCCTTGCTGCAGTTCTCATGCAAAATGACAAACCAATTTCATTTGCATCAAAAGCATTAACACCCACAGAGGTCAATTATGCGCAGATCACAAAAGAGCTATATGCTATACTATTTGGCTGCAAGCGCTTTCACCAATATACATACGGTAGACGTATCACATGCCAAACAGACCACAAGCCACTCCTTGCTATCTGGAAGAAAGACTTGCACTCTGCGCCTCCTCGCCTACAGCGCATGCTGTTACAGCTGCAGCAATATGATATAGATCTGGTATTCGTGCCGGGAAAAAACATCCCCCTGGCAGATACTTTATCTCGCAAATTTTTACCTGATAAATATCCAGAAATTGCAGATGACTTAGAATATCATGTACACACAGTCATGTCCACCTTACCTGTGAGTGACAGTAAAATGCAATTAATCAGGTCAGCAACTCAATCAGATTCACAAATGCAACATCTGTCCAAGGTCATTTTAGATGGTTGGCCAAATGACAGAGCCAATTGCCCCAGTCAAGTATTAGAGTTTTGGAATTATAGAGACGAACTATCTGTGATTGATGGCATCATCTTGAAAAGGTCAAAAATCTTGATTCCAAAACAATTAAGGCCAATGATGCTTGAAAAAATTCATGACTCACACTTAGGTGTAGACAAATGTACACAGCGTGCCAAAGAAATACTTTTCTGGCCTAGTATGTACAAAGACATAACAGCAAAAGTACTAAGCTGCCCAATATGTATACAACACAGGTGTTCAAACACTAAAGAACCTCTGCAACCCACAGAAATTCCCGACAGGCCATGGCAAGTTTGCTCTACAGATTTATTTTACTGGAACAACAACGATTACATACTGCTAGTCGATGCATACAGTAGGTATTTCGCGGTCAGTCAGCTTTCTAGTACAAGGTCAAAATCTGTGATTGATAAACTCAAAAGTTATTTTAGCCGCCATGGTATTCCGGAAGTGTTATACTCAGATAATGGGCCTTGTTACGATAGTTCAGAGTTCAAAGAGTTTTCACACGCATACGATTTTTCTCATGTCACTTCCTCCCCAGGTCACCAGTCAGGAAATGGATTAGCAGAAATCACTGTGAAAACAATCAAGGCACTCtttacaaaagcaaaacaagCTGGAAAGGACCCATATCTTTCACTTTTAGAGTACCGCAATTCCCCACTGGCATGTGGTAAATCGCCAGCTCAGTTATTAATGAGCAGACAGCTCAGGTCAACACTTCCTGTAATTTCTGAGAAACTAAATCCCAATGTGCCTGACCAACAAATGATCAAAGGCAACCTACAGAGATCAAAACAAATCTCAAAGGGTTACTATGATATGTCCACAAACAAGCTCAAACCATTAGAAATTGGAGAAGGTGTAAGGCTCCGACAGGGAAAACAATGGCTACCTGCCATAGTTGAGAAAAAAgtacatgataggtcatatattGTCACATCTGAAAATGGTGGCAGCTATAGAAGAAATAGGCAGCATCTTCTGAAGTCAAACGAATAG